Proteins found in one Rhodothermus sp. genomic segment:
- a CDS encoding HEAT repeat domain-containing protein, which yields MLETIGQKLLELTFGDRLFRAALLTLYGLIAITGLLIIATVLLRWHNDRQQRRQQQREARWRPLLMAVLTGQQPPTALWNQVAPNEALDFCAFVYRFARRVRGSELATLHALVAPYLPRLQAQLFRGSPEKRAYRLQLLGVLGQGAYTQPLIQALDDPAPLVVLVAFHQLARPEHAHLAELLVDRLERLQQIAPSLLASLLAQLGFEALPALRTALLDASRPAWIRAILAEALSRLNDPHSAYLAAQLLRQKTLPPELTQALLRLIAHAGTSTQQAAILPYLQHPNAAIRMEAVRALGAIGDEQHLAILARSLSDSSPWVALTAARALKRRGALHLLQEAARHPRLRTLSEQVLNEPPILDA from the coding sequence ATGCTGGAAACCATTGGCCAGAAGCTGCTGGAGCTTACCTTTGGCGACCGTCTGTTTCGTGCGGCGCTACTTACACTGTATGGCCTCATTGCAATCACGGGCTTACTCATTATCGCTACTGTATTGCTTCGATGGCATAACGATCGCCAGCAACGGCGGCAGCAACAGCGCGAAGCCCGCTGGCGTCCGCTGCTCATGGCCGTCCTGACCGGCCAGCAACCTCCCACGGCACTCTGGAATCAGGTAGCGCCTAACGAAGCGCTGGATTTTTGCGCCTTTGTGTATCGATTTGCCCGGCGTGTTCGCGGTAGCGAACTGGCGACGTTACATGCCCTGGTAGCCCCCTACCTCCCCCGATTGCAGGCTCAGCTATTTCGCGGGAGTCCCGAAAAACGGGCCTATCGCCTCCAGTTGTTAGGCGTCCTGGGCCAGGGAGCGTATACACAGCCCCTGATTCAAGCCCTGGATGACCCGGCGCCACTGGTGGTGCTGGTAGCCTTTCACCAGCTGGCACGCCCGGAGCATGCGCACCTGGCCGAGCTCCTCGTTGATCGTCTGGAACGGCTACAGCAAATCGCTCCAAGTCTGCTGGCCTCCCTGTTGGCCCAGCTCGGATTTGAGGCCCTGCCAGCACTTCGTACCGCCCTCTTGGATGCCTCACGACCGGCCTGGATTCGTGCTATCCTGGCCGAAGCTTTAAGCCGGCTGAACGATCCCCACAGCGCTTATCTGGCCGCCCAGCTGCTGCGACAGAAGACCCTGCCACCTGAACTAACGCAGGCGTTGCTTCGCCTGATCGCCCATGCCGGGACTTCCACCCAGCAAGCTGCCATTCTTCCGTACCTGCAGCATCCTAATGCAGCCATTCGAATGGAAGCTGTCCGCGCACTGGGCGCCATCGGCGATGAGCAACACCTGGCCATCCTGGCCCGGTCTCTCTCTGATTCTTCACCCTGGGTAGCCCTGACAGCCGCACGAGCTCTAAAGCGGCGCGGAGCCCTGCATCTGCTACAAGAAGCTGCCCGGCATCCACGGCTTCGTACCCTGAGTGAACAGGTACTGAACGAACCACCCATCCTTGATGCATAG
- a CDS encoding glycosyltransferase: MAQLLPILAIYQLFVLIYFILLNTYYFATSLFAFIALHRYSRRLASIDVDDLIAKAGAPPVTIIVPTYNEATTICDAVRSLLTLRYPSYEILLVNDGSTDQTLEVLKRTYQLQPAPRFPMATIQTAPVRGVYQSRLHPHLWVIDKENGKRADAINAGINYCRTPLLCIVDADGLIEPEALMRIVRPFLEDARTVASGGIIRVVNGCRVKDGLVQEVRLPRNWLVRFQVVEYLRSFLAGRVGWDALHIMLLISGAFGLFRRDLVVAVGGLAPDSIGEDFELTVRIHRYCRENRIPYAIHFVPDPVAWTEVPNTLAVLERQRNRWQRGLIDTLRRHIRLLLNPRYGRIGLVAYPYFFFFEMLGPFVEFTGYLVLALLFVLDLASPAYFWLFLMVALLFGATLSITAVGLEELSFRRYTRLQDLIWLLLCSFLENLGYRQLITYFRIRGTIAYLRGQTGWGTMERKGFQKG, encoded by the coding sequence ATGGCACAGCTCTTACCCATCCTGGCCATCTATCAGCTGTTCGTGTTGATCTACTTTATCCTGCTCAACACGTATTATTTTGCTACCAGTCTGTTTGCCTTTATTGCCCTTCATCGATACAGCCGCCGCCTTGCCTCCATTGACGTCGATGATCTGATAGCAAAGGCCGGTGCGCCTCCGGTCACGATTATTGTCCCCACCTACAACGAAGCGACCACAATCTGCGACGCTGTCCGCTCCTTACTTACCCTGCGCTACCCTTCGTACGAAATTCTTCTGGTCAACGATGGCTCCACCGATCAAACGCTTGAAGTCCTGAAGCGCACCTACCAGCTGCAGCCGGCTCCCCGTTTCCCCATGGCAACCATTCAGACAGCACCAGTGCGGGGAGTCTATCAGAGCCGCCTTCATCCTCATCTATGGGTGATCGACAAAGAAAACGGCAAACGGGCGGATGCCATCAATGCGGGCATTAACTATTGTCGTACCCCTTTGCTGTGCATTGTCGATGCCGATGGACTCATCGAACCCGAAGCTCTCATGCGCATCGTACGTCCGTTTCTGGAAGATGCGCGCACAGTCGCTTCTGGCGGCATCATTCGCGTAGTCAATGGATGCCGGGTAAAAGATGGACTGGTTCAGGAGGTGCGACTCCCACGCAACTGGCTGGTTCGCTTTCAGGTAGTTGAATACCTGCGATCGTTTCTGGCCGGACGTGTGGGATGGGACGCCCTCCATATTATGCTGTTGATCTCCGGGGCCTTCGGCCTGTTTCGTCGCGACCTGGTGGTCGCTGTAGGCGGACTGGCGCCCGACAGCATTGGCGAAGATTTTGAATTGACCGTACGCATCCACCGCTACTGTCGCGAAAACCGCATCCCCTATGCCATTCATTTTGTCCCGGATCCGGTAGCCTGGACCGAAGTGCCCAACACACTGGCGGTGCTGGAACGCCAGCGGAATCGCTGGCAACGCGGCCTTATCGATACGCTGCGCCGTCATATTCGGCTGTTGCTTAATCCCCGCTATGGTCGCATCGGTCTGGTCGCATATCCGTATTTCTTCTTTTTTGAGATGCTGGGACCGTTTGTGGAATTTACGGGCTACCTGGTGCTGGCACTGCTTTTCGTGCTGGACCTGGCCTCGCCTGCCTATTTCTGGCTTTTCCTCATGGTAGCGCTTTTGTTTGGAGCTACCCTGTCCATTACCGCTGTCGGCCTGGAAGAATTGTCGTTCCGTCGATACACACGCTTGCAGGATCTGATCTGGCTGCTGCTATGCTCTTTTCTGGAGAATCTTGGATACCGCCAGTTGATCACCTATTTCCGCATTCGAGGCACCATTGCCTATTTGCGCGGACAGACAGGATGGGGCACCATGGAACGTAAAGGCTTTCAAAAGGGATAA
- a CDS encoding YaiO family outer membrane beta-barrel protein — MRLLGIALLGCFMLTRPAVAQSERPWGFTSFYTYEALDGRRPAWHLLHLGVQHYFSPQLTLMAEVAMHQRFNRRDAALALEGWATLWYGAYGNVRLQYVPHARFLPRVEGYVELYQGIGAWELAISFRPRFFTGETVPTLGLAMARYEGNWYLRTRMLLTALAGHVNWTQSFRARYYWNPPLAYVDLQFGYGRGVEIVDVGPVLRAVRTYFAAVRLQRFITRTVGLSIGFSYSDDDLFIRRGISMGLFQRW; from the coding sequence ATGCGGTTGTTAGGTATTGCACTGCTCGGATGTTTTATGCTGACACGACCGGCCGTCGCTCAGTCCGAAAGACCCTGGGGGTTCACCAGTTTTTACACTTACGAAGCGCTTGATGGCCGCCGGCCGGCCTGGCATCTGCTCCATCTCGGCGTGCAACATTACTTTTCCCCCCAGCTGACCTTGATGGCCGAAGTGGCAATGCACCAGCGCTTCAACCGCCGCGATGCTGCCCTCGCGCTTGAAGGATGGGCCACCCTATGGTATGGGGCTTATGGAAATGTGCGGTTGCAGTATGTTCCCCATGCCCGATTTTTACCCCGCGTAGAAGGCTATGTGGAGCTTTATCAAGGCATTGGTGCCTGGGAACTGGCTATCTCTTTTCGTCCCCGTTTCTTTACGGGAGAGACGGTACCCACGCTGGGGTTGGCAATGGCCCGCTACGAAGGCAACTGGTACCTGCGCACGCGTATGCTGCTAACAGCGCTGGCCGGCCATGTGAACTGGACACAGAGCTTCAGGGCACGATACTACTGGAACCCTCCATTGGCCTACGTTGACCTCCAGTTCGGCTATGGCCGGGGGGTAGAAATTGTCGACGTGGGCCCGGTGCTGCGGGCTGTCCGTACCTATTTCGCGGCGGTGCGGCTGCAGCGGTTCATTACGCGCACGGTAGGATTATCGATCGGGTTTAGCTATAGTGACGACGACCTGTTCATACGCCGAGGCATCTCGATGGGATTGTTTCAGCGCTGGTAA
- the floA gene encoding flotillin-like protein FloA (flotillin-like protein involved in membrane lipid rafts) — protein MEILFSSGLILLVLIGAGLVLFFYFVPVGLWITAYFSGVRLKLVRDLVGMRLRKVPPHLIVKPLITAHKAGISLETAQLEAHYLAGGNVQKVVNALISADKANIDLTFEQAAAIDLAGRDVYEAVQVSVNPKVIETPPVSAVAKDGIQVRAIARVTVRADIERLVGGAGEDTIIARVGEGIVSTIGSAETHKEVLENPDRISKTVLEKGLDAGTAFEILSIDIADVDVGENIGAKLQTDQAEADLRVARAKAEERRAAAVAREQEMRALVQEMRARVVEAEAEIPKAIAEALRKGNLGVLDYYNLRNIQADTEMRKAIGGATQEEDESV, from the coding sequence ATGGAAATCCTGTTCTCTTCCGGTCTGATTCTGCTGGTGCTTATTGGCGCCGGACTGGTGCTGTTTTTCTACTTTGTGCCCGTTGGCCTCTGGATAACTGCCTATTTTTCCGGCGTTCGTCTCAAGCTGGTGCGGGATCTGGTGGGGATGCGTTTGCGGAAGGTTCCGCCGCACCTGATCGTCAAACCGCTCATTACAGCCCATAAGGCGGGGATCTCTCTGGAGACAGCTCAGCTCGAAGCTCACTACCTGGCCGGTGGTAACGTGCAGAAGGTAGTCAATGCGCTTATTTCTGCGGACAAGGCAAACATTGATCTGACCTTTGAGCAGGCAGCTGCCATCGACCTGGCCGGGCGCGATGTGTACGAAGCGGTGCAGGTGTCGGTTAACCCGAAAGTGATTGAAACGCCCCCGGTGTCTGCCGTGGCCAAAGATGGCATCCAGGTGCGGGCGATTGCGCGTGTGACCGTACGCGCTGATATCGAACGGCTGGTAGGGGGAGCCGGGGAGGACACCATCATTGCCCGTGTAGGCGAAGGCATTGTGTCGACGATCGGGTCGGCAGAAACCCACAAGGAAGTCCTGGAAAACCCCGATCGTATTTCGAAGACCGTGCTTGAAAAAGGGCTGGATGCAGGCACGGCTTTCGAGATTTTGTCGATTGATATTGCTGATGTGGACGTCGGCGAAAACATTGGCGCCAAGCTGCAAACCGATCAGGCCGAGGCGGACCTACGAGTGGCGCGGGCTAAGGCCGAAGAGCGGCGAGCAGCTGCTGTGGCACGCGAGCAGGAAATGCGGGCACTGGTGCAGGAGATGCGAGCCAGAGTGGTCGAGGCTGAAGCCGAGATCCCTAAAGCCATCGCTGAAGCATTGCGCAAAGGCAACCTGGGTGTGCTCGACTACTACAATCTGCGTAACATCCAGGCCGACACTGAGATGCGTAAGGCCATCGGGGGGGCTACTCAGGAGGAAGACGAAAGCGTCTGA
- the moaC gene encoding cyclic pyranopterin monophosphate synthase MoaC, with protein sequence MTDELQTSAYALTHLNPEGGVRMVDVSAKGPTVRTAVASGRVVVPPEVLQAITAHEVRKGDVLTVAQIAGIMGAKQTSQLIPLCHHVNLTAIDLELRPDEKNNSIEIRAYAKATGPTGVEMEALTAVSIAALTIYDMCKSLSKEIVITDIQLLAKTGGASGDYRKTVAR encoded by the coding sequence ATGACCGACGAGTTGCAGACTTCGGCCTATGCGCTGACGCATCTGAATCCGGAAGGTGGCGTGCGTATGGTGGATGTTTCGGCAAAGGGCCCGACTGTGCGTACGGCTGTGGCCAGCGGACGCGTGGTGGTGCCGCCAGAGGTGCTTCAGGCCATTACGGCCCATGAAGTGCGTAAGGGCGATGTGCTGACAGTGGCCCAGATTGCGGGCATCATGGGCGCCAAACAGACCAGTCAACTGATTCCACTCTGCCATCATGTAAACCTGACCGCCATCGACCTGGAACTGAGACCAGACGAAAAGAACAACAGCATTGAGATCCGCGCCTACGCCAAAGCGACCGGTCCAACCGGCGTCGAAATGGAAGCGCTAACGGCCGTTTCGATTGCCGCGCTGACTATCTATGACATGTGCAAGTCACTTTCAAAGGAAATCGTTATCACCGATATCCAACTGCTGGCCAAAACCGGCGGTGCCAGCGGAGACTACCGGAAGACGGTGGCACGTTAA
- a CDS encoding amidohydrolase codes for MRKLLLMLSLWGLGTMSVHGQADYLLINGRIYTVDAVQPMVEAMAIRGDRILMVGTTAQLAAAYPEAPRIDLKGLAVVPGFIDAHAHLMGLGLSRLRADLTGTRSIEEILERLQAFARQLPEEAWLLGRGWDQNDWPVKEFPTRQMLDAVFPERPVWLVRIDGHAAWANTAAIRRANPRLLTEDVPDPEGGHIVRDAEGRPTGVFIDAAMDLIASYIPPPTEAELEEALRRAVAEANRFGLTGVHDAGVGLATIRRYQQAVDDGTLTLRLYVMMDGFGEAFDHFCAQGPLLDYGGRLTVRSVKFYIDGALGSRGAALSSDYSDDPGNRGLLRYESGPFAEMVMRAMACGFQVNTHAIGDRGVRVVLDAYEKALRTLGRTSGRHRVEHAQVVAPEDFARFAELDVIASMQPTHATSDMYWAEDRLGPERVRGAYAWRTFLEHGVRLAFGSDFPVESANPLLGFYAAITRQDAEGWPEGGWYPEQRLTREEALRAFTLDAAYAAFQEHELGSLTPGKYADFVVLSHDIMTVPPPQILKTRVLATFFGGKCVYQAPEAVALCPSEL; via the coding sequence ATGCGTAAGCTTTTGCTGATGCTGAGTCTATGGGGGCTGGGAACGATGTCCGTGCATGGACAGGCCGACTATCTCCTGATCAACGGGCGCATCTATACGGTTGATGCCGTGCAACCGATGGTCGAGGCAATGGCCATCCGGGGCGATCGCATCCTGATGGTCGGTACCACGGCCCAGCTTGCAGCGGCTTACCCGGAAGCGCCGCGCATTGATCTGAAGGGGCTTGCAGTTGTACCTGGCTTCATTGATGCGCACGCTCACCTGATGGGGTTGGGGTTGAGCCGTCTGCGGGCCGATTTGACCGGCACGCGCTCGATCGAAGAAATCCTGGAACGTCTGCAGGCGTTTGCACGCCAGCTGCCCGAGGAGGCTTGGCTGCTGGGGCGTGGCTGGGATCAAAATGACTGGCCGGTAAAGGAATTTCCCACGCGGCAGATGCTGGATGCGGTCTTTCCGGAGCGACCGGTCTGGCTGGTACGTATTGATGGACATGCTGCCTGGGCCAACACGGCCGCCATTCGCAGGGCAAATCCGCGATTGCTGACCGAAGACGTTCCGGACCCTGAAGGGGGACATATCGTGCGGGATGCCGAAGGGCGTCCAACAGGCGTGTTTATTGATGCAGCGATGGATCTGATCGCCTCCTATATTCCACCTCCTACTGAAGCCGAACTGGAGGAAGCTTTACGGCGAGCTGTAGCCGAAGCAAATCGTTTTGGACTGACAGGAGTGCACGATGCCGGCGTCGGTCTGGCAACCATCCGACGTTACCAGCAGGCTGTCGATGACGGTACGTTGACGCTTCGTCTTTACGTGATGATGGATGGCTTTGGCGAAGCCTTCGATCACTTTTGTGCACAGGGACCTTTACTGGATTACGGAGGACGGCTGACGGTTCGATCGGTCAAGTTTTACATCGACGGGGCACTGGGCAGTCGAGGAGCCGCCCTGTCGTCAGATTACAGTGATGATCCAGGGAATCGCGGGTTGCTCCGTTATGAGTCCGGCCCGTTTGCAGAGATGGTGATGCGGGCCATGGCGTGTGGCTTTCAGGTCAATACGCATGCTATTGGCGACCGGGGCGTTCGGGTGGTGCTGGACGCCTACGAAAAAGCGTTGCGGACGCTGGGGCGTACGTCAGGACGCCACCGGGTGGAGCATGCGCAGGTGGTAGCGCCAGAGGATTTCGCGCGGTTTGCCGAGTTAGACGTGATCGCTTCGATGCAGCCTACGCATGCTACCAGCGATATGTACTGGGCCGAAGATCGGCTGGGCCCTGAGCGTGTGCGCGGCGCTTACGCCTGGCGCACTTTCCTGGAGCATGGTGTGCGTCTGGCGTTTGGTTCGGACTTTCCCGTTGAATCTGCCAACCCGCTCTTGGGCTTCTATGCGGCCATCACACGCCAGGATGCTGAAGGCTGGCCCGAAGGGGGCTGGTATCCGGAGCAGCGGTTGACGCGCGAAGAAGCGCTCCGCGCCTTCACGCTTGACGCTGCTTATGCAGCCTTCCAGGAACACGAACTGGGTTCGCTGACTCCGGGCAAGTACGCCGATTTCGTGGTGCTTTCACACGACATCATGACGGTACCTCCGCCACAGATTCTGAAGACGCGGGTGCTTGCAACCTTTTTCGGGGGGAAATGCGTCTATCAGGCGCCTGAAGCGGTTGCGCTGTGTCCTTCTGAGCTGTGA
- the dtd gene encoding D-aminoacyl-tRNA deacylase yields the protein MVALVQRVSEASVEVDGQITGAIGAGLLILLGVHRADTEAEADWLARKCANLRIFPDEAGKMNRSLRDTGGAALVVSQFTLYGDASRGHRPSFTESAPPEKAEPLYRYFVERLSEELGRPVPTGVFGAMMRVRLVNDGPVTLWVERKPSGIHA from the coding sequence ATGGTTGCTCTCGTACAGCGTGTTTCCGAAGCTTCGGTGGAGGTAGATGGGCAGATTACCGGTGCCATTGGCGCGGGATTACTGATTTTGCTGGGCGTACATCGCGCCGACACAGAAGCAGAAGCCGACTGGTTGGCGCGCAAATGTGCCAACCTACGTATCTTTCCTGATGAGGCGGGTAAAATGAATCGTTCACTGCGCGACACAGGAGGTGCGGCACTGGTGGTGTCGCAATTTACGCTGTACGGCGATGCCTCACGCGGGCATCGACCCTCGTTTACCGAATCGGCACCGCCGGAAAAGGCCGAGCCGCTTTACCGATACTTTGTCGAACGGCTCTCGGAGGAGCTGGGGCGACCAGTGCCGACGGGCGTTTTTGGGGCTATGATGCGCGTACGCCTGGTTAATGATGGACCTGTAACCCTCTGGGTCGAACGCAAACCTTCTGGAATCCATGCGTAA
- the rdgB gene encoding RdgB/HAM1 family non-canonical purine NTP pyrophosphatase, giving the protein MEKSSHAVTLVLATRNPGKAVELRALLADLPVTLRLASDFPGAPEVPEDATTLEGNAVRKARALQAFTGLPTLADDTGLEVEALGGQPGVYSARFAGPKATDADNRALLLQRLQGVKNRRARFRTVLAFAPDAHTLHLFEGVCSGWILEEERGSGGFGYDSLFVPEGHTQTFAEMPLAMKNRISHRGQALRAFLSFLRTWLNEPG; this is encoded by the coding sequence ATGGAAAAATCTTCACATGCTGTAACGCTGGTGCTGGCGACACGTAATCCGGGTAAGGCCGTGGAGTTGCGGGCGCTGCTGGCCGACTTGCCGGTTACGCTTCGGTTAGCCTCCGACTTTCCGGGGGCACCTGAAGTGCCGGAAGATGCCACTACGCTGGAAGGAAATGCGGTCCGAAAGGCAAGAGCCCTGCAGGCATTTACCGGGCTGCCAACGCTGGCCGACGACACGGGGCTCGAAGTGGAGGCGCTGGGCGGACAACCCGGTGTCTATTCAGCACGCTTTGCTGGACCCAAGGCTACGGATGCCGATAACCGAGCACTCCTGCTCCAGCGTCTTCAGGGGGTGAAAAACCGCCGCGCTCGTTTTCGAACGGTATTAGCTTTTGCACCTGATGCGCACACGTTGCATCTGTTTGAGGGGGTCTGTTCGGGATGGATTCTGGAAGAGGAGCGGGGAAGTGGTGGCTTCGGGTACGATTCACTTTTTGTCCCGGAAGGGCATACGCAGACATTTGCCGAAATGCCCCTGGCAATGAAGAACCGAATCAGCCATCGCGGTCAGGCTCTACGGGCATTTCTGTCCTTTCTGCGAACATGGCTTAACGAACCCGGATAA
- the rpsU gene encoding 30S ribosomal protein S21: protein MGRPGVGIKVRENEPIDRVLRRFKRAVNRSKILREYRQHMFYIKPSEQRRIERQKALRNARRHSQS from the coding sequence TTGGGACGCCCAGGCGTTGGTATTAAAGTTCGCGAAAACGAACCGATCGACCGCGTACTGCGCCGCTTCAAGCGCGCTGTCAATCGTAGTAAAATTCTGCGCGAGTATCGTCAGCACATGTTCTATATCAAACCTTCAGAACAGCGGCGCATTGAGCGCCAGAAGGCGTTGCGTAACGCCCGCCGACACTCGCAATCCTGA
- a CDS encoding peroxidase-related enzyme (This protein belongs to a clade of uncharacterized proteins related to peroxidases such as the alkylhydroperoxidase AhpD.), giving the protein MAWIEVIPEEAATGALKALYEEIRKRRGKIANILAVQSLHPGALRAHLALYLQVMFTHSGLSRAERELVAVVVSAANHCGYCVQHHAEALNAYWKDPVRVAQAVEDYRKLALPERTRALLDHAVKLTRTPDQVTKADLQRLRALGWTDRDLLDLTLIVAYFNLVNRIALGLGVTPTPAEVQGYRY; this is encoded by the coding sequence ATGGCCTGGATTGAGGTAATTCCGGAGGAAGCCGCTACCGGCGCGTTAAAAGCTCTTTATGAAGAGATTCGAAAGCGTCGAGGTAAAATTGCAAACATTTTGGCCGTGCAGAGCCTGCATCCCGGAGCGCTTCGTGCGCATCTGGCGCTGTATCTCCAGGTGATGTTTACGCACTCAGGGCTGTCGCGGGCGGAACGTGAGCTGGTGGCTGTGGTGGTTTCGGCGGCTAACCACTGTGGCTACTGTGTGCAGCACCATGCTGAAGCCCTGAACGCCTACTGGAAAGACCCAGTGCGCGTTGCGCAGGCTGTTGAGGACTACCGAAAGCTGGCGCTACCTGAGCGTACGCGGGCTCTGCTGGATCATGCTGTTAAACTGACCCGCACGCCGGACCAGGTCACCAAAGCCGACCTGCAACGACTGCGGGCATTGGGCTGGACCGATCGGGATCTGCTGGATTTGACCTTGATCGTTGCCTACTTCAATCTGGTCAATCGCATTGCGCTGGGGCTGGGCGTCACCCCTACGCCAGCGGAGGTACAGGGATACCGATACTGA